One window from the genome of Malus domestica chromosome 01, GDT2T_hap1 encodes:
- the LOC103434084 gene encoding DNA replication complex GINS protein PSF2-like, which produces MAGQTDPSLSIFSGEEVEFMAEDEMVEIVPNMRMDPLNMLCGDFGPFYPQMATQVPLWLAIAMKKRGKCTIRPPEWMSIENLTRILEAERDSQAAFQVLPFHYVEISSLLFEYAPDDIPDIYMVRSLINDIRDVRFHKVETSLESFEEAHSSAVMVKDLSAMEVNLVRPFVGRALQAFYKHGSPELVPNPDGMSARRLQATDNIPRRPLRRR; this is translated from the exons ATGGCAGGCCAAACCGATCCCAGCCTGTCTATCTTTTCCGGCGAAGAG GTCGAGTTTATGGCCGAAGACGAAATGGTGGAGATCGTTCCCAATATGCGAATGGATCCTCTCAACATGCTCTGT GGAGATTTTGGTCCATTCTACCCGCAAATGGCAACCCAAGTACCGTTGTGGCTGGCGATTGCTATGAAGAAGAGAGGGAAATGCACAATTCGGCCCCCAGAGTGGATGTCTATCG AAAACTTGACTCGGATTTTGGAAGCAGAGCGTGATTCTCAGGCAGCATTTCAAGTTCTACCTTTCCATTATGTTGAAATCTCTAGCCTTCTTTTTGAATA TGCACCTGACGACATTCCTGACATATATATG GTGAGGTCTCTTATTAACGACATAAGGGATGTAAGGTTTCATAAGGTTGAGACTAGCTTAGAATCATTTGAGGAGGCTCACTCTTCTGCAGTGATG GTCAAGGATCTATCTGCCATGGAAGTGAATTTAGTTCGCCCATTTGTTGGGAGAGCCTTACAGGCATTTTACAAGCATGGCAGTCCAGAGCTGGTTCCAAATCCAGATGGAATGTCTGCCAGACGGCTACAAGCAACTGATAACATACCAAGA CGCCCTCTGCGGAGACGGTAA